The following nucleotide sequence is from Apodemus sylvaticus chromosome 2, mApoSyl1.1, whole genome shotgun sequence.
GGTATTCCCATACTCTGGAAGGGAAATGCCAGCCAACAGGGGCACAGGAGACTGGCAAAAACAGGCACAAGAAATGAGCTTGTGCAAAATCGCAGAGCCGAGTTTTTAAAGCCAGGCTCCAGATTTTTATCCTTCGTTGTCGCATCCACAGCTGTGGTCAGTAACAACACTTAAATCTGCTGAAAGATGGCACCAAGTACCTGCCACACAGAACGCATTTAACTCGAGATAACCGTATCTATGAAATGCCAGGTTCCTGCTCCAGGAACGGTAGGAATGTCTCCTATTCCTTCAGTCAGTCAGAAGACCAATGAACATCAGATGCAAAAAGAACTAGGGGTTTGCAAAACAAaattaggctgggcagtggtggcgcacgcctttaatcccagcacttgggaggcaggggcaggtggatttcgaggccagcctggtctacagagtgagttccaggacagccagggctatacagagaaaccctgtctcgaaaaagccaaatccaaaaaccccAAAATTACCGTTTTTGGTAATTCGTATGGAGAGCAGGTAAGGAGACCCGAGTTCAGGGGCCTAAGGAAGTGGCTTCCTGGATCCAGAGTGACAAGTGATTGTAAATTAACCCATCTGTCCTTTGAAGGAGCAGCAAGGGCTGTAATTTACCTACTCTGAAgacttagaattttaaaaatgaagcacaTATGGTCTGTGGACTCAGCTTATGGTCTGCGCAAACTCAAATAGAAGGATCACAGAGGTTTATACCAGCCTGAACTAAATGGTAGACGCCCTAGTGCTCCCCTTGCCCTCCAATCCTCTTTaaggcagagaaacaggaacGTGGGTcaacttttttccctttcaagTACGTCCGTTAGAGGCTGCACCCTACGACGTCTAGTGGCACCCTCGCAGCCAAACACCCCACGGCACCAAGAAAAACGACCCATACAGATGCACTCAGGAAACCTGAGCGCTCCCCAGATGGTGGGCGGAGCCACCAGGCTCAGCGTCCAATGAGAAAGTGCGCCCAGGAGGCCAAATTTGCATACGAGACAAAGCAAGCGGATTACAATTAGCTAGGCGCTCGTAAACGTAACCCAGTGAAACTACAAGTGTCCACCGCTCCTTTTTGATGCTTTGGGGGCCCTGAAAAGGGCCTTTGTGGATGAGAGCAGACCGTCAAGGAGGCCTAGGCACAGGAGGGAGCCCGCTCAGCCGCCGAAGCCGTAAAGAGTGCGGCCCTGGCGCTTGAGCGCATACACCACGTCCATAGCCGTGACCGTCTTGCGCTTGGCGTGCTCCGTGTAGGTGACGGCATCGCGGATCACGTTCTCGAGGAAAACCTTGAGGACGCCGCGAGTCTCCTCGTAGATGAGACCCGAGATGCGCTTCACGCCACCGCGCCGAGCCAAACGCCGGATGGCGGGCTTGGTGATGCCCTGGATGTTGTCTCGGAGGACCTTGCGGTGTCGCTTGGCCCCACCTTTGCCCAGGCCTTTGCCGCCTTTCCCGCGTCCCGACATCTCTGCAGAAAAGGCTCGGAGGAAACCAAGAGAGACTTATGGTAACCCGCCGCCAAGCAAGAGCCTATATTTCCTGGGAGCGGACCTGTTTGAAAACAGCCAGGAGTGGGCGGAGCTCTAGGCTCCACCCCCTTGTTCTTTGTGCTCTGGTCTAccaagatctaaaaaaaaaaaaaaaaaaaaccctttgagGTTCGTCTCCAAATTTCTGGAACCCTAGCGTATTTGAAAGTTTAAACAACATAAGGtaactgttttttctttttttttttaaaagcacaaataAAAACGGCGTATCATGCTTGCTATGTCCAGTGCGCGCTGATCCGGTATTTTTCTAAGCAGCATGCTTGTTCTTATACAACtttaatgagaaaatgaaaagaagctaAAAATAGAAATCTAGCTTATTAGATCTTATACTAAAGCAGTTTACATTTTCGTGTGTGGGtcttttgggggtgggtggggtgggagaagtATTTTAGTGACTTTCTTTTGTGTCCGCGGTTGGAAAATTATCTTAGTTCCTACTTCACTTCCTGTTTCATTTCAACTGTTTCTGCAGTGTATTGATTTTTTCTGCTTCTCCTGCCTTGCAAACACATTAGTATGTGCTTTTCAGCCAACTGTTTCTATTGTTAGTTAGCTGAACTATTGTAGTGTCATTTAAATCCGAGGTTCTCCATGCTTGCCTGGTGACTCCCATCCGTAATCTAGACTCtctggaggtgaggcaggaggattgtcaagAAGAGCTAGAGGCAAGCCTAGGCTAGACCGACTCAAGTAtatttcccctcctccccattcAAATAGCTGGTAAAGTACCAGAA
It contains:
- the LOC127679359 gene encoding histone H4: MSGRGKGGKGLGKGGAKRHRKVLRDNIQGITKPAIRRLARRGGVKRISGLIYEETRGVLKVFLENVIRDAVTYTEHAKRKTVTAMDVVYALKRQGRTLYGFGG